CTGTGTTCTATGCTCAAATATGATACCAACACTTGATGTTTTGTGATACATATACCTATGCaacatttgaataattataattatagctttACTAACTTACTACTTTACCAATCTTTGACAACAAACGGAATAGAATGTAGATCCTCAAATTCTTTGTATCAGGTATAGAGATGGCAATGATCATATGGGTGAGCACCGTGACAATGAGCCGGATTTAGACCCGGAATATCCCATCGCGTCAATATCGTTGGGTCAAGAAAGGACCTTCGTTCTAAAACATAGGGACGCCAGAAAATCTGGCAAAGACAAAAGAGTAATGCCAACAGGTAGGTGTTATACGCCCGGaaacttgttttaaaaagtttaaaaacgattttttatgtttttttcttgttACACCGAAACATTATGTTAATCGACTGTCACCAGAGTTACTCTATCTTAGCGTTAGCGCTAGACCTCTTGCTTGTCACcaaattcataaaaaacattAGTCTTCTTCCGCAATTGGGTAGAAGGCCTCGCAAAATCTGCAGCCTGGAGACTCGCATTAGTTAAGCTCAATAAAAATACGACTCACTGGAAAAAGTTCTATAGTTTTTAATGCGCTGAGCATTGTGTAGATAATggacaacaaaattaaataagtaatttattttatttatgatcagAAGTACGCCTAAACCTGAAGCTGTAATAATTATATGCACCTATTTTAAATCTTCATACTTATTAATAGTAACATAATCGTCAATATTGCGTAGTTTGTAAAACATGTACCGAAGCAGTCGAGCTTCGTACGTGACGGTGTGTTTCGCTTTACTGTTAGCATCCTCTTCCTGGAACGGGCTCTCGATGACGGTGCTGACCCTACGCCCATACGCCTCGCAGCCTTCGAGAAACACCAGGCAGTCCTTAATCGTGTTATCTTTAACAACGATCAAGTGTTTTGCTAGATTCTCCAGGAACGATAAGAAGCAGCGTTTTGCGTAAAACCATGTGTCAGTGCCAAGACGTTTGTTAAATGGTTCCAGGGATTTGATCACCCTCGATATCCCAAACTCATAATTGCCTTTAGCGCAGTACAGTGTTCCAATGACCAAATTGACTATGCATAAGTGAAAGAACTTTTTTTGAGGGTCCTCAAATATTTGCTGCTCTTCCTCTTTCTCTATTTTGCGCATGATGTCCTCTGCTTCTTCGTTCTGTGAGGTCATTATATACGACACGCATAAGTTTGCCAGAACCACAGCACTTATGTCTAAAATGTTGTCGTATTGCTTCTTAACGATGGGTTCATAGAAGCTGGCCGCCTCTTTGTACTTGTTTTCTTGCATGAACAACACGTGAGCTACGTTAAGTCGCCAAACGTCGGACTCGTTGCAAAACTCGACTGATTTGCGAAATATCTTCTCCACTTGTCCGTAATTTTCCATGTCCCAGTATATTTTAGCTTGAGCCATCACAACCGGGATGTATCGCTCCAAAGCTTCTTCGTATTCCACAACAGCTTTCTTGACTTGATCGTTGTCACCTTGCGAGCGACTTTCCTGTACAACTTTAGTCAGTTTTCGCAACTGTTCGGCATGTTTTGAAGCGATATCTTCATACTTTTGGAATGCTTCTTCAGGAGAAGTTTGGCTTGTTATAATAGCATCCAAAAAGTCATACAAATATGGCGTTAGATATTTGTAAGTAAATTGTGCGTTCTCTGCTAACACGTCGGCAGCTAAGTCGTAATATTCAAATTTGCAGTACAGAAGGAGCAAATTGGCAAATGTTTCTGGAG
This genomic window from Manduca sexta isolate Smith_Timp_Sample1 chromosome 17, JHU_Msex_v1.0, whole genome shotgun sequence contains:
- the LOC115442552 gene encoding tetratricopeptide repeat protein 30A produces the protein MDYLQIKDGQYTKTIYTMIKEARYEDAIKALNDAINFNPNRAGLSLLGYCYFRTQAFVEAANCYEQLTAMHPDIPEYKLYFAQALYQASMFDESYKVTMQITAPELERKVVKLQSAIKYGEDDTITAKGLVDSYPQEDPDKDINLGCLLFKENQYEEALQKFSRSLNVIGFNAHLHYNIALCYFRLKEYPQALKHITLVIEKGIRDHPELAVGMQAETSEVKSVGNTLTLHETALTEVFNLKAAIEYQLKNIEASREALNDMPPRNEHELDAVTLHNIALTSIDIKPTDGFEKLHFLLQQDPFPPETFANLLLLYCKFEYYDLAADVLAENAQFTYKYLTPYLYDFLDAIITSQTSPEEAFQKYEDIASKHAEQLRKLTKVVQESRSQGDNDQVKKAVVEYEEALERYIPVVMAQAKIYWDMENYGQVEKIFRKSVEFCNESDVWRLNVAHVLFMQENKYKEAASFYEPIVKKQYDNILDISAVVLANLCVSYIMTSQNEEAEDIMRKIEKEEEQQIFEDPQKKFFHLCIVNLVIGTLYCAKGNYEFGISRVIKSLEPFNKRLGTDTWFYAKRCFLSFLENLAKHLIVVKDNTIKDCLVFLEGCEAYGRRVSTVIESPFQEEDANSKAKHTVTYEARLLRYMFYKLRNIDDYVTINKYEDLK